TGGTCATCTGAATGGCCACCCCCTTCCTTGACAGAACTGCTCGTGAATCTCCAACATTTGCGACCCATAAGTTCTGATTATTAATCAGAATTGCAGTGACTGCAGTAGATCCTCCTCGCCCCAAATCAGAACTGTGAGAAAGAATTGCCTGATCTGTTGTCTCGTAAGCTTTAATGATAGAATTTGCAGGATCGGGCAAGAAGTCCTCCTGGAATAGTCAAGACTACAATTTgtaattccaaaataaaatcttGCCAAGTGGCATTGCAGAGTTCAAAGGAGAAAATTAGGCCAAACTTCAGGATTTTCTGACGATAAAGAGGTTATAGAAGATTACATTTCTTACTGTCAATATTGATCATGAAAGAGATTGTATGGGGAGCTAATCAAATGTGATAAACCAATGCATGATACATTTTAGTTTGGTTCAATAACTGACCTCCTTCAAGATATTAGAAAAGAGATGCTTTTGTAAATAGGCTGGCACACTGTCTCCCAAATGTCCATCATATATAGCAAAAAGTCCTAACTCTTGCCCTTCGTACTCGACAATTTTTGCTACATGATAGTCCTCCATTGGGTGGTTTGCTTTCCCTTTAACTAGGCTAAAACCATACTTAACTGGAAACAGATAGCT
Above is a genomic segment from Vigna radiata var. radiata cultivar VC1973A chromosome 10, Vradiata_ver6, whole genome shotgun sequence containing:
- the LOC106776179 gene encoding probable protein phosphatase 2C 10 isoform X2 is translated as MDCFCCFHQVVGGRSSCSSGKGRSYLFPVKYGFSLVKGKANHPMEDYHVAKIVEYEGQELGLFAIYDGHLGDSVPAYLQKHLFSNILKEEDFLPDPANSIIKAYETTDQAILSHSSDLGRGGSTAVTAILINNQNLWVANVGDSRAVLSRKGVAIQMTIDHEPNTERGFIENKGGFVSNMPGNGKPRSS